In one Catenovulum adriaticum genomic region, the following are encoded:
- a CDS encoding DUF2065 domain-containing protein gives MDFFKLLALVLIIEGIGPFLVPKAWQDYLRQLSNMPENQLRWVGGVLLIIGAILLFLN, from the coding sequence ATGGACTTTTTTAAATTGTTAGCTTTAGTATTAATTATTGAAGGAATAGGGCCATTTTTAGTGCCTAAAGCCTGGCAAGATTATTTACGCCAGTTATCAAACATGCCAGAAAATCAATTAAGATGGGTTGGTGGTGTGTTGCTTATCATAGGCGCTATTTTGCTTTTTTTAAATTAA